The sequence below is a genomic window from Thermodesulfobacteriota bacterium.
TAACCAGCTTGACCCTAATACAGGGACGATAAGGGGAAGGGCAGTTTTCCCCAATCCTGATTTGACCCTTACCCCGGGGCTATTTGCCCGTATTCGGATACCGGGCAGCAGTAAATACGAAGCAATTATGATTCCTGACGAAGCAATTGGGAGCGATCAATCGCAGAGATTTGTCATGATAGTCAACGATGAAAACACAGCAGAATATAGAAAAGTGGTGTTGGGACCAAAAGTAAATGGATTGAGAATCATAAGAGAGGGTCTCAAGCCGGAGGATTGGGTAATCGTAAAAGGATTACAGCGAGTAAGGCCGGGGGTGAAAGTTGATCCGCAGAGAGAAAAAATACCCCTAAAGAATGAAAATTTCTTGACGCCGGACCTAACCCCGACTCAAGCTGAGAGCAATAAGAGCAATACAGGAGGATAGGGGAGTGATATCCAGATTTTTTGTCGATAGACCGATCTTTGCCACCGTGCTCTCGGTCGTAATCGTAATAGTTGGTCTCATTGCGTACTTTACCCTCCCGGTGGCACAGTACCCGGAAATCACTCCGCCGACGGTAGTGGTGCGCGCCAGTTATCCCGGGGCAACCCCCGAGGTTATAGCGGAGACGGTTGCCACTCCCCTCGAACAGGAGATTAATGGTGTGGAGAACATGCTCTACATGTCGTCTTCATCCACGAGCGATGGCCAGATGCAGTTAACCATCACGTTCGAGCTGGGCACCGACATCGACGAAGCGCAGGTTCTGGTAGAAAACCGCGTAGCCGTCGCCGAACCCAGATTGCCCGAGGAAGTCCGCCGCATCGGCGTCACCACCCGGAAAAGCTCCCCCGATTTGCTCATGGTGGTGCACCTCCTTTCGCCCGACAAACGCTACGACCAGCTTTACATAAGCAACTACGTCCAGATCCGGGTGCAAGACGTTCTAACGCGTATTGATGGCGTGGGGAGCGTCACAGTGTTTGGCGCGCGCGAATATAGCATGCGGGCCTGGCTCGACCCTGAGAAATTGTATTCACGGGACATGGCGGCGAGCGATGTGGTGCAGGCGCTCCGCGAACAGAACGTGCAGGTAGCCGCAGGGGTGATAGGCCAGCCGCCCGTGCCGCAAGGGAATGCCTTTCAACTTAACGTCAACACTCTAGGCCGCCTGGTCGAAGAGGAGCAGTTCGGCGATATTGTGGTAAAAACCGGTGATGACGGGCGGATTACGCGCTTGAGGGATGTCGCCCGGATTGAACTGGGTGCCCGTGACTATAGCGTCAACAGTTATCTTGACGGGGAACCGGCGCAAGGAATTGGAATCTTTCAGCTTCCCGGCTCTAATGCCCTTGAGACTGCCCAGTCGGTTCGCCAGACTATGGCCGAGCTCAGCAAGGAATTTCCGCCCGGCCTGGAATATCGGATCATCTACGACCCTACGATCTTTATCCAGGAGTCAATTAACGAAGTGTTTCACACCCTTTTTATAGCGTTCATCCTGGTGTCCATCGTGGTTTTGATATTTCTGCAGGACTGGCGGGCTGCCCTTCTCCCGATGATAGATGCCGTTGTGTCCCTGGTCGGCACCTTTGCCGTTATGGCTGCATTTGGCTTTTCGCTCAATAACCTGTCGCTGTTCGGCTTAGTGCTGGCGATCGGCATCGTGGTGGACGATTCTATCGTCGTTGTAGAAAACATCAAGCGCTGGATGGGTAAGGGCCTGGAGACACGCGAGGCCATCCTGAAAGCGATGGAGGAGATAACCGGCCCGGTGCTTGCTATCACTCTTGTCCTGAGTGCTGTCTTTATCCCAACGGCTTTCCTCTCCGGGATCAGCGGTCAGTTCTACCGTCAGTTTGCTCTTACCATCGCTGTCTCTACCATAATCTCGGCAGTTAATGCGCTGACCATGGCCCCAGCCCGAGCTGGCCAGCTTATCAAGCCGGATAGCGAGTCGGAGATGCAGGAGCCTCTGCCCCGCATAGGAATTGCCATTATCTTCGGATTTTTAGCCTATTCGTTTCTGGCCATGCCACTGGCGAGCTTGCTCGGTTTATCCGGTACGGTGCATGGCACCGGTGAGACTGGAAGTCTATCCTCAGGTCAGACCATCCTATGGGCGGTCCGCATGATGGTTTTTGCGGCCGGCGGTATAGCAGGATGGTTACTAAGTTCGATTGTGAACCGACTACTGAAGGGTTTCTTCCGTGGATTTAACCGGTTTTTCGAGCGCACGTCTGATGAATACGGACGTACGGTG
It includes:
- a CDS encoding multidrug efflux RND transporter permease subunit, whose protein sequence is MISRFFVDRPIFATVLSVVIVIVGLIAYFTLPVAQYPEITPPTVVVRASYPGATPEVIAETVATPLEQEINGVENMLYMSSSSTSDGQMQLTITFELGTDIDEAQVLVENRVAVAEPRLPEEVRRIGVTTRKSSPDLLMVVHLLSPDKRYDQLYISNYVQIRVQDVLTRIDGVGSVTVFGAREYSMRAWLDPEKLYSRDMAASDVVQALREQNVQVAAGVIGQPPVPQGNAFQLNVNTLGRLVEEEQFGDIVVKTGDDGRITRLRDVARIELGARDYSVNSYLDGEPAQGIGIFQLPGSNALETAQSVRQTMAELSKEFPPGLEYRIIYDPTIFIQESINEVFHTLFIAFILVSIVVLIFLQDWRAALLPMIDAVVSLVGTFAVMAAFGFSLNNLSLFGLVLAIGIVVDDSIVVVENIKRWMGKGLETREAILKAMEEITGPVLAITLVLSAVFIPTAFLSGISGQFYRQFALTIAVSTIISAVNALTMAPARAGQLIKPDSESEMQEPLPRIGIAIIFGFLAYSFLAMPLASLLGLSGTVHGTGETGSLSSGQTILWAVRMMVFAAGGIAGWLLSSIVNRLLKGFFRGFNRFFERTSDEYGRTVSRLIRVSSIAILVYCGLIGLTYLGFTRVPVGFIPAVDQGYLITDVQLPDGSSLERTDAVVQRATKIMLETPGIAHAVGIVGFSGATFSNSSDSAAIFAVLEPFEERAKHGPSAQEIIRNVFPKLSEIQEARIIVIPPPPVRGLGTAGGFKMMIQDRSGAGLLELEAAANELVAAANQQPGLTRVFTTFSTNTPQLYAEVDRTKAKKLNVPLTNIFDTLQIYLGSIYVNDFNLFGRTYRVTAQAEGPFRNEPDDITKLRTRSASGAAVPLGSLIDVHRVTGPDRVIRYNLFPSVDINGDTMPGFSSGQAIDAMEELANKILPQGMGFEWTDLAYQQVTAGNTAIFIFPLCVLFVFLILSALYESWSLPLAIILIVPMCLLSAIAGVWLRGMDNNILTQIGFVVLVGLACKNAILVVEFAKDRQEEGKNRFEAAVEASRIRLRPILMTSFAFILGVVPLLMATGAGAEMRQALGTSVFSGMLGVTFFGLLLTPIFYVLIRGVTERKKEKSIHHELKEESYDKGM